The following coding sequences are from one Halorubrum sp. BOL3-1 window:
- a CDS encoding NADP-dependent malic enzyme: protein MGLDDDAREYHRQEPPGKIAIETTKPTNTQRDLSLAYSPGVAAPCRDIAADPESVFEYTARGNLVAVVSNGSAVLGLGDIGAAASKPVMEGKGVLFKRFADIDVFDIELDIDSVDPFCEAVTAMEPTFGGINLEDIKAPECFKIEERLREEMDVPVFHDDQHGTAIISGAALMNAVDISGKDLSEIDIVFSGAGASAIATARFYLSLGAREENITMCDSSGIITEERAEAGDVNEYKSQFATPVEGGDLADAMEGADVFVGLSVGGLVSQEMVRSMAADPIIFAMANPDPEITYDDAKDARDDTVIMATGRSDYPNMVNNVLGFPFLFRGALDVRAKEINEEMKRAASEALADLARQDVPDAVVKAYGDDPLQFGPDYVIPKPLDPRVLFELAPRVAEAAMESGCARTEIDLERYRERLEARLGKSREMMRVVLNKAKSDPKRIALAEGTDEKMIRAAYQLSEQEIADPVLLGDADTISQTAAELGLSFRPEVVDPDDRDVSAYGERLYELRKRKGITKREADDLVKRDTNYLGSVMVEAGDVDAMLTGLTHHYPSALRPPLQVVGSADDTDTVAGVYMLTFKNRVIFCADTTVNQDPDAETLAEVTRHTADLARRFNVDPRAAMLSYSNFGSVDNEGTQKPRDAVDILQSDEGVDFPVDGEMQADTAVVDDILNGTYEFSQLDEAANVLVFPNLEAGNIGYKLLQRLGGAEAIGPMLVGMDQPVHVLQRGDEVKDIVNLASVAVVDAQE, encoded by the coding sequence ATGGGATTAGACGACGATGCGCGGGAATACCACCGACAGGAGCCGCCCGGAAAGATCGCGATCGAGACGACAAAGCCCACGAACACGCAGCGCGACCTCTCACTGGCGTACTCTCCGGGCGTCGCCGCCCCGTGCCGCGACATCGCGGCCGACCCCGAGTCCGTCTTCGAGTACACGGCGAGGGGGAACCTCGTCGCCGTCGTGTCGAACGGGTCGGCCGTCCTCGGACTCGGAGATATCGGCGCGGCCGCGTCGAAACCCGTCATGGAGGGAAAGGGCGTGCTGTTCAAGCGGTTCGCCGACATCGACGTGTTCGACATCGAACTCGATATCGACTCCGTCGACCCGTTCTGCGAGGCGGTGACAGCGATGGAGCCGACGTTCGGCGGGATCAATCTCGAGGACATCAAGGCCCCCGAGTGTTTCAAAATTGAGGAGCGCCTCCGCGAGGAGATGGACGTGCCGGTGTTCCACGACGACCAGCACGGCACCGCGATCATCTCCGGCGCGGCGCTGATGAACGCTGTCGACATTTCCGGCAAAGACCTCTCAGAAATCGATATCGTCTTTTCGGGCGCGGGCGCGTCCGCCATCGCGACGGCCCGGTTTTACCTCTCGCTGGGCGCGCGCGAAGAGAACATCACGATGTGCGACTCCTCGGGGATCATCACCGAGGAGCGCGCCGAAGCGGGTGATGTCAACGAGTACAAGAGCCAGTTCGCCACGCCGGTCGAGGGCGGTGACCTCGCGGACGCCATGGAGGGCGCCGACGTGTTCGTCGGGCTCTCTGTCGGCGGACTCGTCTCACAGGAGATGGTTCGCTCGATGGCCGCCGATCCGATCATCTTCGCGATGGCGAATCCCGACCCGGAGATCACCTACGACGACGCGAAGGACGCCCGCGACGACACGGTCATCATGGCGACGGGACGGTCTGACTACCCGAACATGGTGAACAACGTCCTCGGATTCCCCTTCCTGTTCCGCGGGGCGCTCGACGTGCGCGCGAAGGAAATAAACGAGGAGATGAAGCGCGCGGCCTCAGAGGCGCTCGCGGACCTCGCGCGCCAGGACGTACCGGACGCGGTCGTGAAGGCGTACGGCGACGACCCGCTTCAGTTCGGTCCCGACTACGTCATCCCGAAGCCGCTCGACCCCCGAGTGCTGTTCGAGCTGGCGCCGCGCGTCGCGGAGGCGGCGATGGAGTCCGGCTGTGCGCGAACCGAGATCGATCTGGAACGGTACCGGGAGCGGCTCGAAGCCCGCTTGGGGAAGTCCCGCGAGATGATGCGGGTCGTGTTAAACAAAGCCAAGAGCGACCCGAAGCGGATCGCGCTCGCGGAGGGTACCGACGAGAAGATGATCCGCGCGGCCTATCAGCTCTCCGAGCAGGAGATCGCGGATCCGGTGTTGCTCGGCGACGCCGACACAATCTCGCAGACTGCGGCCGAACTCGGCCTCTCGTTCCGTCCCGAGGTCGTCGATCCCGACGACCGAGACGTCTCCGCGTACGGCGAGCGGCTGTACGAGCTTCGCAAGCGCAAGGGGATCACGAAACGCGAGGCGGACGACCTGGTCAAACGCGACACCAACTACCTGGGCAGCGTCATGGTGGAGGCCGGCGACGTCGACGCGATGCTCACCGGACTCACGCATCACTACCCGTCGGCGCTCCGGCCGCCGCTCCAAGTCGTCGGATCCGCGGACGACACGGACACCGTCGCCGGCGTGTACATGCTTACGTTCAAGAACCGGGTCATCTTCTGTGCCGACACGACGGTCAATCAGGACCCCGACGCCGAGACGCTAGCGGAGGTAACCCGCCACACGGCGGACCTCGCTCGTCGGTTCAACGTTGACCCGCGTGCGGCGATGCTGTCGTATTCCAATTTCGGAAGCGTCGACAACGAGGGGACCCAAAAGCCGCGGGATGCGGTGGACATTCTCCAGTCCGACGAGGGGGTCGACTTCCCGGTCGACGGCGAGATGCAGGCCGACACCGCGGTCGTTGACGATATCCTCAATGGAACGTACGAGTTCTCTCAGCTCGACGAGGCCGCCAACGTTCTGGTGTTCCCAAACCTCGAAGCCGGAAACATCGGATACAAGCTGCTTCAGCGGCTCGGCGGCGCCGAGGCCATCGGGCCGATGCTCGTCGGGATGGACCAGCCGGTCCACGTTCTCCAACGTGGCGATGAAGTGAAAGATATCGTCAACCTCGCCAGCGTCGCCGTCGTCGACGCCCAAGAGTAG
- a CDS encoding peptidylprolyl isomerase — protein MAREVSDPDNPQVTLQTNHGEIAVELFADRAPKTVENFLGLARHDPAADAEPAPETNTWEDPKTGEVRGDSLYEGIVFHRVIDDFMLQGGDPMENGRGGPGYQFDDEFHDDLTHDGPGVLSMANSGPNTNGSQFFITLDATPHLDGKHAVFGQVIDGMDVVEEIGGVPTGRNDDPREAVEIEKVHVDE, from the coding sequence ATGGCACGAGAGGTTTCTGACCCCGACAACCCGCAGGTGACGCTCCAGACCAACCACGGCGAAATCGCCGTCGAGCTGTTTGCCGACCGCGCGCCGAAGACGGTCGAGAACTTCCTCGGCTTGGCCCGCCACGACCCCGCCGCCGACGCGGAGCCGGCGCCGGAGACGAACACGTGGGAGGACCCGAAAACCGGCGAGGTCCGCGGCGACTCGCTGTACGAGGGCATCGTCTTCCACCGCGTCATCGACGACTTCATGCTTCAGGGCGGCGACCCGATGGAGAACGGCCGCGGGGGTCCGGGCTACCAGTTCGACGACGAGTTCCACGACGACCTCACCCACGACGGTCCCGGAGTGCTCTCGATGGCGAACTCCGGCCCGAACACGAACGGCTCGCAGTTCTTCATCACGCTCGACGCCACGCCGCACCTCGACGGCAAACACGCCGTCTTCGGGCAGGTGATCGACGGGATGGACGTCGTCGAGGAGATCGGCGGCGTGCCGACCGGCCGCAACGACGACCCCCGCGAGGCCGTCGAGATCGAGAAGGTTCACGTCGACGAGTAG
- a CDS encoding cystathionine gamma-synthase, with protein sequence MSDQSDAGDGEPADDRRFETRAIHAGQEPDPETGALMTPIHANSTYEQDAPGDHRGYEYSRTGNPTRSDLEANLAALESGSHARCFSSGMGAINTVLNLLSAGDHVVAGDDVYGGTHRILTQVYDEYDVETTFVDTRDHDAVRAAMREETGLVWVETPTNPLMNVNDIGALAEVAHEGDALCAVDNTFATPHLQRPLEHGADIVSQSLTKYLGGHSDTIGGALIVDDDELDERLGFYQNSVGATPGPFDAFLVLRGTKTLPVRMDRHCENATELAEWLEGHDAVERVYYPGLESHPDHELAAEQMDDFGGMLSFELDGSLEEASTVVSETEVFTLAESLGGVESLIEQPAAMTHAAIPREERLAAGLTDGLIRVSVGIEHVDDMKADLRAAFDAALS encoded by the coding sequence ATGAGCGACCAATCTGACGCCGGCGACGGCGAACCCGCCGACGACCGCCGCTTCGAGACCCGTGCGATTCACGCCGGACAGGAGCCGGATCCGGAGACGGGGGCGCTGATGACTCCGATCCACGCGAACTCGACGTACGAGCAGGACGCGCCCGGTGACCACCGCGGCTACGAGTACAGCCGCACGGGGAATCCGACGCGGAGCGACTTGGAGGCGAACCTCGCCGCCCTGGAGTCGGGCAGCCACGCGCGCTGTTTCTCTTCCGGGATGGGCGCGATCAACACCGTCCTCAACCTGCTGTCCGCGGGCGACCACGTCGTCGCCGGCGACGACGTGTACGGCGGGACCCACCGGATCTTAACGCAGGTGTACGACGAGTACGACGTCGAGACCACGTTCGTCGACACGCGCGACCACGACGCGGTCCGGGCGGCGATGCGCGAGGAGACGGGGCTGGTGTGGGTCGAGACGCCGACGAATCCCCTGATGAACGTCAACGACATCGGCGCGCTGGCCGAGGTCGCCCACGAAGGCGACGCGCTCTGTGCCGTCGACAACACGTTCGCGACTCCCCACCTCCAGCGGCCGCTCGAACACGGCGCGGACATCGTCTCCCAGTCGCTGACAAAGTACCTCGGCGGCCACTCCGACACCATCGGCGGCGCGCTGATCGTCGACGACGACGAGCTGGACGAGCGGCTCGGCTTCTATCAGAACTCCGTCGGTGCGACGCCCGGCCCGTTCGACGCCTTCCTAGTCCTCCGCGGGACAAAGACGCTCCCCGTCCGGATGGACCGCCACTGCGAGAACGCGACCGAACTCGCTGAGTGGCTGGAGGGACACGACGCGGTCGAGCGGGTCTACTACCCCGGCTTAGAGAGCCACCCGGACCACGAGCTGGCGGCCGAGCAGATGGACGACTTCGGCGGGATGCTCTCGTTCGAACTCGACGGCAGCTTAGAGGAGGCCTCGACGGTCGTCAGCGAGACGGAGGTGTTCACGCTCGCGGAGTCGCTCGGCGGCGTCGAGAGCCTCATCGAGCAGCCGGCCGCGATGACCCACGCCGCCATCCCGCGCGAGGAGCGACTCGCCGCCGGACTCACCGACGGTCTCATTCGGGTCTCGGTGGGGATCGAACACGTCGACGACATGAAGGCCGACCTCCGGGCAGCGTTCGACGCGGCGCTGTCGTAG
- a CDS encoding phosphate uptake regulator PhoU, translating to METRKVQVTGGSTYTVSIPKTWATDNDVEAGTEIEFYPDGDSLFLTPRSEVERTRGTLDVSDLIGQALRRAVTTMYVSGFDVIELEAAEITTEQRSTIRDAVQSLVGLEVLEETRDRVVVQDLLDSSELSIHNAVTRMRLISLSMLEDAITALTEGDHDLARDVIGRDDDLDRLWLVVSRIFRATLRTPKAAEELGLPREECFDYHSSARQLERIGDHATKIAHLTLNIDDPLPAEVVEAVRDLHGDAVDVIDTAMDALFEDDTEAATRRANEARNAVREIDDRVRAIDELLRDLDSARAQLLGLVVDSVLRSADYGGNVAETALQKAAPTP from the coding sequence ATGGAAACGCGGAAAGTACAGGTCACCGGCGGTTCGACGTACACGGTCTCGATTCCGAAGACGTGGGCGACCGACAACGACGTCGAGGCCGGGACCGAGATAGAGTTCTACCCGGACGGCGACTCGCTGTTCCTCACGCCGCGCTCGGAGGTGGAGCGGACGCGAGGGACGCTCGACGTCTCGGACCTGATCGGGCAGGCGCTCCGACGGGCGGTGACGACGATGTACGTCAGCGGGTTCGACGTCATCGAACTGGAGGCCGCGGAGATCACCACCGAGCAGCGCTCGACGATCCGCGACGCCGTCCAGAGTCTCGTCGGCCTGGAGGTGTTAGAGGAGACGCGCGACCGCGTCGTCGTCCAGGACTTGCTCGACTCCTCGGAGCTTTCGATCCACAACGCGGTCACTCGGATGCGGCTGATATCGCTGTCGATGCTGGAGGACGCAATCACCGCGCTCACCGAAGGGGACCACGACCTCGCGCGCGACGTGATCGGCCGCGACGACGACCTCGACCGGCTGTGGCTCGTCGTCTCGCGGATCTTCCGCGCCACGCTGCGAACGCCGAAGGCCGCCGAGGAGCTCGGTCTCCCGCGCGAGGAGTGTTTCGACTACCACTCCAGCGCCCGTCAGCTCGAACGGATCGGTGACCACGCGACGAAGATCGCGCACCTGACACTGAACATCGACGATCCCCTGCCTGCGGAGGTCGTCGAGGCCGTGAGGGACCTCCACGGAGACGCGGTCGACGTGATCGACACGGCGATGGACGCGCTGTTTGAGGACGACACCGAGGCGGCCACGCGCCGCGCGAACGAGGCACGGAACGCCGTCAGGGAGATCGACGACCGCGTGCGGGCCATCGACGAGCTCCTGCGCGACCTCGATTCCGCGCGCGCGCAGTTGCTCGGCCTCGTCGTCGACTCCGTCCTCCGGTCGGCCGACTACGGCGGAAACGTCGCCGAGACGGCGCTCCAGAAGGCCGCGCCGACGCCGTGA
- the truA gene encoding tRNA pseudouridine(38-40) synthase TruA, which translates to MTSEPTARETVTRAFRVAYDGREYAGFQRQPHAHTVADALLDALAQHGIVDRGDGPTHATPPGYAAAGRTDAGVSAVAQTVAFEAPTWLTPRAFNGHLPGSVRVWAAADVEDGFHATHDAVRRTYRYYLYAPDTADRGSSGTAHRDPEHAVDDERFRDALARFDGDHDFHNLTSDETGTVRDLDARATREGDALVVVELAADGFPRSLVRRVVAAVRAVGRGTADLAWIDRLLAPEPVPGERGVGPAPPEPLVLWDVAYPDAEFGVDPEAAESARVAFGERHRDARHAAAATRAVRDRLFSAIAEE; encoded by the coding sequence GTGACGAGCGAACCGACCGCGCGGGAGACGGTCACCCGCGCCTTCCGCGTCGCGTACGACGGTCGGGAATACGCCGGATTTCAGCGCCAGCCGCACGCGCACACGGTCGCGGACGCGCTCCTCGACGCGCTCGCTCAACATGGGATCGTCGACCGCGGGGACGGACCGACCCACGCCACGCCACCCGGTTACGCCGCCGCCGGACGGACCGACGCGGGGGTCTCGGCGGTGGCCCAGACGGTCGCGTTCGAGGCGCCGACGTGGCTCACGCCGCGCGCGTTCAACGGTCACCTGCCTGGGTCGGTCCGCGTGTGGGCCGCCGCCGACGTCGAGGACGGCTTCCACGCGACCCACGACGCGGTCCGGCGGACGTACCGGTACTACCTCTACGCGCCCGATACCGCCGACAGAGGCTCCTCCGGTACCGCGCACAGAGACCCCGAACACGCGGTCGACGACGAGCGATTCCGCGACGCGCTCGCGCGGTTCGACGGCGACCACGACTTCCACAACCTGACGTCGGACGAGACGGGGACGGTCCGCGACCTCGACGCGCGGGCGACCCGGGAGGGAGACGCGCTCGTCGTCGTCGAACTCGCGGCGGACGGCTTCCCGCGGTCGCTCGTGCGGCGGGTCGTCGCCGCGGTCCGAGCCGTCGGCCGGGGAACTGCGGACCTCGCGTGGATCGATCGGTTGCTCGCGCCCGAGCCGGTTCCGGGGGAACGCGGCGTCGGGCCGGCGCCCCCGGAACCGCTCGTCCTGTGGGACGTGGCCTACCCCGACGCGGAGTTCGGGGTCGACCCCGAGGCCGCGGAGAGCGCTCGCGTCGCCTTCGGGGAGCGCCACCGGGACGCCCGCCACGCCGCGGCCGCCACCCGAGCGGTCCGCGACAGGCTGTTCTCGGCTATTGCGGAGGAGTGA
- a CDS encoding universal stress protein codes for MYDEILLPVAPGGEANDAIPHAIGLARRSDATVRVVSAADTPVDTLAGPQLGAFSDRLADAAEERVEAVTAELEAAGVKAVGNVVRGEPLEVIENAIDDGVDIVVMPSHTRRGIRRLLLGSVTEKVIRVASVPVVTVPMADSEEAADDEGVDDAGDASGLR; via the coding sequence ATGTACGACGAGATCCTCCTGCCCGTCGCGCCCGGCGGGGAAGCGAACGACGCGATTCCGCATGCGATCGGCCTCGCCCGGCGGTCCGACGCGACGGTCCGCGTCGTCTCGGCCGCTGACACCCCGGTCGACACGCTCGCGGGACCGCAGCTCGGGGCGTTCTCCGACCGGCTCGCGGACGCGGCCGAAGAGCGCGTGGAGGCGGTGACCGCCGAACTGGAGGCCGCCGGCGTGAAAGCGGTCGGGAACGTCGTCCGCGGCGAGCCGCTGGAGGTGATCGAGAACGCGATCGACGACGGCGTCGACATCGTCGTCATGCCGAGCCACACCCGCCGCGGGATCCGCCGACTCCTCCTCGGTAGCGTGACGGAGAAGGTAATTCGCGTCGCGTCCGTGCCCGTCGTGACGGTGCCGATGGCCGACTCAGAGGAGGCGGCGGACGACGAGGGCGTTGACGACGCGGGCGACGCGTCCGGACTCCGGTGA
- a CDS encoding ubiquitin-like small modifier protein 1, whose translation MELELRFFATFREAAGGKTVSAEFADGSTVGDVLRDLESEYEGMAGRLIVDGDLAPQINVLKNGREVLHLDELDTSMADGDRLSVFPPVAGGA comes from the coding sequence ATGGAACTGGAACTGCGGTTCTTCGCGACGTTTCGCGAGGCCGCCGGCGGGAAGACCGTCAGCGCGGAGTTCGCTGATGGCTCCACCGTCGGCGACGTGCTTCGCGACTTGGAGTCGGAGTACGAGGGGATGGCGGGCCGCCTGATCGTCGACGGCGACCTCGCACCGCAGATCAACGTCCTGAAGAACGGTCGCGAGGTCCTCCACCTCGACGAACTCGACACGTCGATGGCGGACGGCGATCGCCTTTCCGTCTTCCCGCCGGTCGCGGGGGGCGCATGA
- a CDS encoding XapX domain-containing protein, with protein MSSTPVLTVAALLVGASVGALFAFLRVPIPAPPELPGVMAIVGIYLGFKLVGYADVGFDLLDALGL; from the coding sequence ATGAGTTCGACCCCCGTCCTGACCGTCGCCGCGCTCCTCGTCGGGGCGTCGGTCGGCGCGCTGTTCGCGTTCCTCCGCGTCCCGATTCCGGCGCCCCCGGAGCTGCCGGGCGTGATGGCGATCGTCGGGATATACCTCGGGTTCAAGCTCGTCGGCTACGCCGACGTCGGCTTCGACCTGCTCGACGCGCTCGGGCTGTAG
- a CDS encoding fumarylacetoacetate hydrolase family protein yields MRLARLLTPDGPVAGRYVDGAIVTDDGRYEVGRDGRLLPPCDPSALYCVGRNYAETLDQMDYERPEEPDFFIKPPASLLAHGEAIRYPEWTTELTYAGELVAVIDERCRDISPAEVPDIVRGYTVMNDVDALDQQGRTARKAFDGSAPLGPWIETDVDPTGLDVETTVDGETRQDATTDLMLFGPREIVSYLSGRFTFEPGDCIAFGSPANPGLVEPGDRVEITYEGVGTLSNTVVAPDAE; encoded by the coding sequence ATGCGACTCGCTCGACTGCTCACGCCGGACGGTCCCGTGGCCGGCCGCTACGTCGACGGTGCGATCGTCACCGACGACGGCCGCTACGAGGTCGGCCGCGACGGGCGGCTGCTCCCCCCGTGTGATCCTAGTGCGCTGTACTGCGTCGGCCGCAACTACGCCGAGACGCTCGACCAGATGGACTACGAACGGCCCGAGGAGCCGGACTTCTTCATCAAACCTCCAGCGAGTCTGCTCGCGCACGGCGAGGCGATCCGCTATCCCGAGTGGACCACCGAACTGACTTACGCCGGTGAGTTAGTCGCCGTGATCGACGAGCGCTGCCGTGACATCTCGCCCGCCGAGGTGCCGGACATCGTGCGCGGGTACACGGTGATGAACGACGTCGACGCGCTCGATCAGCAGGGCCGGACCGCGCGCAAGGCGTTCGACGGGTCGGCGCCGCTCGGACCGTGGATCGAGACCGACGTGGACCCGACGGGTCTCGACGTCGAGACCACTGTCGACGGCGAGACGCGTCAGGACGCCACCACCGATCTGATGCTGTTCGGGCCGCGCGAGATCGTCTCGTACCTCTCGGGGCGGTTCACGTTCGAACCGGGCGACTGTATCGCCTTCGGCAGCCCGGCGAACCCCGGTCTCGTCGAGCCCGGCGATCGCGTCGAGATCACCTACGAAGGGGTCGGGACCCTCTCGAACACGGTGGTCGCGCCGGACGCGGAGTAG
- a CDS encoding D-2-hydroxyacid dehydrogenase, with the protein MSDPDVLVLRQTIHGLGPDELAAAIRERLPDAEVARARTPAEERELIRSVRVAVGLNIDEELLDAAEELELFACVFAGTGHLPRDLLADHGVAVTNASSVHGPNIAEHVVGSMIAHARQFHRAYRQQSRREWHTYETTEVYGSTVAVVGLGAIGRAVVDRLESFEVETVGARYSPEKGGPTDEVYGFDEFHEAVTDAEYVVLACPLTETTRGLVDADALRTMRPDAVLVNIARGPVVDTDALVTELRNDRIRGAALDVTDPEPLPEDHPLWGLSNATITPHNAGHTPEYYERVAEILADNVARLDAGEELRNRTGI; encoded by the coding sequence ATGAGCGACCCGGACGTACTCGTGTTACGACAGACGATCCACGGACTCGGACCCGACGAACTGGCGGCCGCGATCCGCGAGCGACTCCCCGACGCCGAGGTTGCGCGAGCGCGGACGCCCGCGGAGGAGCGCGAGCTGATCCGGAGCGTGCGGGTCGCCGTCGGTCTCAACATCGACGAGGAGCTGCTCGACGCCGCCGAGGAGCTGGAACTGTTCGCCTGCGTGTTCGCGGGAACCGGGCACCTCCCCCGAGACCTGCTCGCCGATCACGGGGTCGCCGTCACGAACGCGTCGAGCGTCCACGGGCCGAACATCGCCGAACACGTCGTCGGGTCGATGATCGCGCACGCGCGGCAGTTCCATCGGGCGTACCGCCAGCAGTCCCGCCGCGAGTGGCACACCTACGAGACGACGGAGGTGTACGGCTCGACGGTCGCGGTGGTCGGCCTCGGCGCTATCGGGCGGGCGGTCGTCGACCGGCTGGAGTCGTTCGAGGTCGAGACGGTCGGCGCCCGCTACTCCCCGGAGAAGGGCGGTCCGACCGACGAGGTGTACGGGTTCGACGAGTTCCACGAGGCGGTCACCGACGCGGAGTACGTCGTCCTCGCCTGTCCGCTCACCGAGACGACGCGGGGACTCGTCGACGCCGACGCGCTTCGAACCATGCGGCCCGACGCAGTCCTGGTCAACATCGCTCGCGGCCCGGTCGTCGACACCGACGCGCTCGTGACCGAACTCCGGAACGACCGGATCCGCGGCGCGGCACTGGACGTCACCGACCCCGAGCCGCTGCCGGAGGACCACCCGCTTTGGGGGCTGTCGAACGCGACGATCACGCCGCACAACGCCGGCCACACCCCCGAGTACTACGAGCGGGTCGCGGAGATTCTCGCTGACAACGTCGCGCGGCTGGACGCCGGCGAGGAACTGCGTAACCGTACAGGTATATAG
- a CDS encoding Rrf2 family transcriptional regulator: MSNIQLSSSQERVLTALVNLAEGRDAPVQGREIADAIDRNAGTVRNRMGSLRTLGLVEGVAGPDGGYVPTDRAYDTLGIERLDDAATTPVEREGTPVEDVTVAEIDLSSVANPELCRAELVIRGPVGPFDAGDHVTVGPTPATGLRLSGVVDATNVDGNSLLVRVDGMETPAGGSAA, translated from the coding sequence ATGTCGAACATTCAGTTGAGTTCGAGTCAGGAACGCGTGCTCACCGCGCTCGTCAACCTCGCGGAGGGGCGGGACGCGCCGGTACAGGGCCGCGAGATAGCTGACGCCATCGACCGCAACGCGGGAACGGTTCGGAACCGGATGGGAAGCCTGCGAACGCTCGGCCTCGTCGAGGGCGTCGCCGGGCCCGACGGCGGCTACGTCCCAACCGACAGGGCGTACGACACGCTCGGCATCGAGCGGCTGGATGACGCCGCGACGACCCCGGTCGAGCGCGAGGGTACCCCCGTCGAGGACGTTACCGTTGCCGAGATAGACCTGTCGAGCGTCGCGAACCCGGAGCTGTGCCGCGCCGAACTCGTGATCCGGGGCCCGGTCGGTCCGTTCGACGCGGGAGACCACGTGACGGTCGGCCCGACCCCGGCGACCGGACTGCGGCTCTCGGGCGTCGTCGACGCGACGAACGTCGACGGGAACTCCCTGCTGGTCCGCGTCGACGGGATGGAGACGCCGGCGGGCGGATCGGCGGCGTGA